The stretch of DNA TGCTGCCGCTTGGCAAATGACTGTTCCTCCATCAATTGATGCTGAATCGCTTGCATCCGTCTTTGCTGCCGGAGCACATTTTCCAATGCGGAACGCTGTTGCCGGAATATCGACTGCTGTTCTTCCTTCCAATCGGTGAGGAAATCCTTTTTGAACGAGTCCTGGTTTAACCCGTCCATGCGTTCGCTATTGCGATAGATGGCGGAATGATGATCGGTGTTCATATATAAACCCATTACGACCCTCCCTTTCTTTTTTATCTTATGCCTCGTAAAGAATTTAGCTACTTGTAAATCAAACCCTATAAATTTTAGTGGTATTATAAAAAGAGAATGTCATGAGGAGTGTATAAAAATGGAAACATTCATCAAAACGGAGAAGCAGGAAAAACTCTTACATAAGATCAACGAACTGAAACCCCGATTCAAAGAAAGGGAACCGCAATTGGATGCGCTTGGTTCTTTCCCCTATGAGGACTTCCAAGAATTAAAGAAAATCGATTATCATCGGCTGACCTTGCCAAAAGAGTACGGAGGCCAAGGGTTAGGCTTGTATGAATACATTTTAGCCCAGGAAGCGATTTCAGAAGGCAGCGGATCAACTGGTCTGTCGATCGGCTGGCATAATGGGATCATTCTACAATTCGTTGAAAATCGGCATTGGGATGAAGATGCCGCGGATTGGCTCTTGAAAGAGGTTCGTAAAGGGGCGCTCATCAATACGGCAGCTTCCGAAAACAATGCAGGGAGCCCATTGCGCGGTGCATTGCCGACCACGACGGTTAAAGCAGCCGGGGATGAATTGATCGTCAATGGGGAGAAGACTTACACTTCGGTCTCCCCCGTCCTCGATTATTTCCTTGTGACGGCGACCAACGAAAACGACGAGGTAGATCTTATCATCATTCCTCGCCATGCTCCTGGCGTGTCGATCAAAGAGACATGGGATATGTTGGCAATGCGCGGCACGGCCAGCCATAACCTGGTGCTGGACAATGTGAGGGTACCGGTGTCCAACATCCTGCAGCGCAACTCATTGAAGAAGCCGGAAAACAAAGGATGGCTGCTCCATATCCCCGCATGTTATATCGGGATAGCAACAGCCGCCAGATCGCATGCTTTGGAATTTGCCACATCCTATATCCCGACATCCTTGGGCAAGCCGATTGCCGAAGCGCCGAATATCAAACAGTTGATAGGTGAAATGGAGATGGAGTTAGCAACAGCGCGCCATCTTCTTTACGGAACGATCGAGCGCTATGAACGGGCGAAGGACCGTTCTCGTTTCGACGAGGCGCTCAGTGTGACGAAAGTGGCCGTCACCAATACGGCGATCCAGGTCGTGGACAAAGCGATGCGCATCGTCGGATCCCGTGCCATGGCCGAATCCAACCCGATGCACCGGTATTACATGAACGTTCGAGCAGGCTTGTATAATCCACCGATGGAGGACATGGAAAAGGCGAAACTGGCGCAACAGGCAATCCAGACTTTTTTAAATAAATGAAAAACCCTCGCCAATCGACATGTCGGCGAGGGACTGCTCCTTAATTCCATTCGTACGGGGTTTGTTGATAGACATAATAGTTCAGCCAATTGGAGAACAACAGATGTGTATGGGAACGCCAGGAGTTGACCGGGCTGGCATTCACATCGTCATTCGGGAAATAGTTTTCAGGCATCGCAATGTCGATGCCTTTTTGCAGATCGCGCTCGTACTCTTCAGCCAAGGTATTGGCGTCGTATTCCAGATGGCCGGTGATCATAATATGTTTTTCATCTTTGGAGATGATAATAAAGGCTCCGGCATCATCCGATTTGGCCAATAAAATCAGACGTGGGTCTTTTTCAATATCTTCCAATGCCACTTCGGTGTAACGGGAATGCGGCGCTTTGAATTCATCATTGAATCCGCGTGCCAGATTGATCGTAGGATCAGTCAACGTATGATTGTAGACCCCGGAGCACTTGTGAGGAAGCTTGCGCTTATCGATGCCGTAATGATGGTACAGCGCTGCCTGAGCTCCCCAACAGATATGAAGCACGGAAGTGACGTTGTTCTTCGACCAGTCCATGATCGTTTTCAATTCTTCCCAATAATTCACATCTTCGAATTCCAAATGCTCGATAGGAGCGCCTGTGATAATCATCCCGTCAAAGCGACGGTTTTTCACTTCATCGAAAGTTTGATAGAACGCGTCCAAATGAAATTTACTCGTATTCTTCGATTCGTGGGTAGCCATCGTCATGAACGTAATATTCACCTGTAATGGCGTATTCCCCAACAGCCGAAGGAGCTGTACTTCGGTCTTCTCCTTCTCTGGCATCAAGTTCAGGATTACAATATTCAATGGACGGATATCTTGTGATACGGCCCGATCTTCGTCCATGACAAAGATTTTTTCTTCTTTCAGTAATTCCCCTGCCGGCAAGTTTTTCGGAATATTAATCGGCATGCCCTATCTCTCCCTTTCATAGGTCAATTGAAAATCAAATACTGAAAACCCTCTTTTCATATGATAAGAAAAGAGGGTTTGGTCATTCGCTCTGTTCTTATCTCTCAAGAATTCATTCTTGATGGAAGTAGCACCTTTCTCACGGAGTAGAGGTTGCTGAAGCGTCATCGGGCCAGGTCCCTCAGCTTCTCTGGATAAGAATATTTGATTGTATTATTAAGTCTATTCTTAATTATACTATTAAAAACCGGAAAGTAAACGTCCATTTAACCGAGATTAGAATTTTCTGCCTGATGCGTCGAAAGTTCTGTTATAGGACTTTTTCTTATTTCTGGCGTTTTTTAAATTTTCCAGTACAATGAAGATAAGTTATATAAAAAATAGAAGTAAAGGAGAATTCAACTATATGCGAAGTTTAGGTATCGTGAGAAAAGTAGACCAGTTGGGCCGTATCGTCATTCCAAAAGAATTGCGAAATACGTTGCAACTAGGTACAGGGACCCCTATGGAGATCTTTGTGGATGAGGATATGATCCTATTACGCAAATACACGATCAGCGAAGCCTGTGCTGTAACAGGAGAAGTGACGCCGGAAAACAAGATGTACTCCAACGGCATGTACTTGAGTCCGAAAGGCGCGCAGATTCTACTTGATGAAATTGCACAGAATCGATAATCATGGAATCATTTTCCATTGAAAACAAACCGCTGCTCATATATAATCAATATACAAGCTGCATTGTTCGTATACACATTAAGTTTTAACCTTTAAGCT from Bacillus sp. OxB-1 encodes:
- a CDS encoding acyl-CoA dehydrogenase family protein, coding for METFIKTEKQEKLLHKINELKPRFKEREPQLDALGSFPYEDFQELKKIDYHRLTLPKEYGGQGLGLYEYILAQEAISEGSGSTGLSIGWHNGIILQFVENRHWDEDAADWLLKEVRKGALINTAASENNAGSPLRGALPTTTVKAAGDELIVNGEKTYTSVSPVLDYFLVTATNENDEVDLIIIPRHAPGVSIKETWDMLAMRGTASHNLVLDNVRVPVSNILQRNSLKKPENKGWLLHIPACYIGIATAARSHALEFATSYIPTSLGKPIAEAPNIKQLIGEMEMELATARHLLYGTIERYERAKDRSRFDEALSVTKVAVTNTAIQVVDKAMRIVGSRAMAESNPMHRYYMNVRAGLYNPPMEDMEKAKLAQQAIQTFLNK
- a CDS encoding AbrB/MazE/SpoVT family DNA-binding domain-containing protein, giving the protein MRSLGIVRKVDQLGRIVIPKELRNTLQLGTGTPMEIFVDEDMILLRKYTISEACAVTGEVTPENKMYSNGMYLSPKGAQILLDEIAQNR
- the metA gene encoding homoserine O-acetyltransferase MetA, which codes for MPINIPKNLPAGELLKEEKIFVMDEDRAVSQDIRPLNIVILNLMPEKEKTEVQLLRLLGNTPLQVNITFMTMATHESKNTSKFHLDAFYQTFDEVKNRRFDGMIITGAPIEHLEFEDVNYWEELKTIMDWSKNNVTSVLHICWGAQAALYHHYGIDKRKLPHKCSGVYNHTLTDPTINLARGFNDEFKAPHSRYTEVALEDIEKDPRLILLAKSDDAGAFIIISKDEKHIMITGHLEYDANTLAEEYERDLQKGIDIAMPENYFPNDDVNASPVNSWRSHTHLLFSNWLNYYVYQQTPYEWN